One Babesia bigemina genome assembly Bbig001, chromosome : V genomic window, TCGCAAGGAACAAACCAACCGGCAGCACGGGGTGATCTGGTCTTACAGTCACGACTTGGGCTGACCACTGGCGCCTTTCAACAAACAACCTCTAAACTGTCAGAAATGCAACACAACACATATGGTGACGGGGATGCATCCGAGGCAGTCAATTCTGCCTTCATAGCCCTGGAAACGGCTCGGAGTGGAGAGGGCATTATGTCGAAACAGTCAGCAGGGAGGCCCGCATCCGTACGTTTCAGGGAAACAACATCGCATCAGCAAATGCTCGACTCTTATATCATGATGCCAAATCATAACACAAAGCCATCTACGGAACACATGGGCACAGGCGGGTATGAAAGTGAACCACGGAACGACCACAGCGATGCGACCCTAGTAGATACCCACGACGAACTAAATGGAACAATACAACCAACTGTGCAAAGCAATATGCCAATTCGTTCCCAAGGATCGGCTGTTGGAACAAAGTCGTCACAGATGGACATGCACCTGGACTACAAGGACACCATCAGTAACCAAAGGTCGACAGATACACGAGGTAATGCAGGCGTATCGCACTTGCACATGGCAGGTGAGACGAATGTGGAAGTTGACGGAGACACTGAAACGTATAACCGATCATCCAGGCCGGAAAGCGCAAGGAGCTCTGACCCTCAAGCTTCTAATGACAACAGTTTACAGGGACATGATGACGTTAAACTGGACGACAGTGTTAATATATCATCGCAGGGAGTTGCTACTCAGGAGTCGGTAAGCGAGGGCTGCTTCTTCAACGACGACACCCTTAAAGTGAACATGGCACGCCTTTACAACGACAATATGTGCACCACGATCAGTCAGCGCACGTTAAATAGAAACAACTACAGTGAAAATGTGCCTATGCTCAGCGATTATGGAATGATGGACCCGAAGGTATTTCTGAGGATGAAGGTGTGCGGCCAATTCAATAACGGGTTCATCGTCGCCAAACTGGAGGGAACCGAACTGCACACAGAGGAAATACAGTACTCGGTATACCTTATCGATCCACACGCAGCGGACGAGAAAACGAAGTAAGTGCGCTTTTGAGTTACGCTAACCCCCTCAGGTTCGAGCAGTACAACGCCAGCGTAAAAATACACAAACAACCCCTGGTACACCCGCGAAGAGTGGATCTATCCCCATTCCATCAGCAAGTAGGTCATTGGCGCAGACGTGCTAATGCCGCCTTAGGTTGTGCTGGCCAACATAgagctgctgaaggagaACGGGTTCGATGCTTTCTTGGTCCCGAAGACCGAGCCCTCGGATGAACCAAAAGCAGCAGTGCAGGAACCGGGAATCTATCTGCGCTCCTTCCCACAATTGATGGGTCAAATACTGGGCGAAGAAGATTTCGTATCTTTCGTGCATGATCTGGCTCAAAACGGGGTCGCAGCGCCTAAGGATAACAAATCCAGCGATGCACGGCAATTTCTCTGGGGCAGCAACACGATATTGCCGCGCCCCAAGCGCATCTGGAACATTTTGGCAACCAGGTATTTTTCATGCCATCGTTCATGACGTTGCTTGTAGAGCCTGCAAAGACGCAGTCAAGCTCGGAGAGCCACTGTCTCTTAAACAAATGGAGAAGATAAAGCGCGGACTCGCCAGTCTGATACACCCCTGGAATTGCCCGCATGGACGGCCGACAATGAAGTGTCTGATAACCACGGAGCAGATGAAGAAAATCATAAACGGCTAGACAGAGCTGCCACTGGAGGCAACGAATGCATACGCGCAACTCAGATGAAGTTTTACGTAGTATGCATGTAGATTTGTACATCGGAGCCGAGTGTCGGTGTGTATGCTGCGTACCGGCCTTCGGCGGCGCCCTGTGCCAGGTGACGTTGCTGCGTGATTCGGGCTGCCCTTTCAGTCAATATTGACAATACAATTCGTGTTTTGTGGTATTTCAAATGAAATACCGGCTAATTTGTTGCACAATCTGGTGCACGGCTCGTGAATGATGGCCAGGACTGGCAGCCTTTTCGCCCAAAGCTAGGTTAGAGAAATGGCCTCCTGCGAGCCACAGCCGTGGCTCCACGAGTTCAGGAGGTGCCTGAAATCGCTGAAGAATCCCGAGGAATATGTCAGCTTCGCTCTTTCGTACAACCCTCATGAGCAGCTCCTGCGCGACCCTCCTGTTTCTGCCCAGGGCCACGATAGGCGGAAACGGTTGGAATCTACGACGAGAAAATGCAGGGACGGCTCGATGTGCAGCGGTATAGTTACCCCGAGCGTCACCGATGTGTACAATTGTGGCACCTCCGCATTCGTGAGGAGCCGTGATGTCCAGTTAGACCTTTCAAAGGTTTACCTGCTGCTTTCCAACGCGAAGGATGTCTCTGCGAAGGGATACCCCAGCGGATATTCGGGAGCAAGACTCCACAATGCTGTTGTGTCTTCGACGCGGAGTGATTCCGGAGAGAGCGACGACGATGGATTCAACTCCAGCAATATAGGAGATGACCATGGCAAACAAACGTCACTTTTAGATCATGTTGTGAGGAGATTTGAACGCTATGTAGTGATCTGCATGGCGCTTGCTGAGCAGTTTCCCTTCGAGCATGCATCATACCAACATTCGCCGGACGTGGACCTTGCGGGGTCGGATAAACGAGAGAAACGCCTGTTGCGCCGATCGCTGACTAACTTCAGGATAAACCCAGGGGACTATCGCAATCTAAGGGGGGTGTCTGATCCGGTGAAGGAAGTTGAAACAGTTACTGCGGACCTCAATGTTGTTACGACCTTGAGTTGGCCATTTTACAGGGATGCCACGTGCGACGATATCTTCAAACTCCTCTGTTACTCCTTGATGAGGGGTAATTTCCAGGCCTTTGATATCATTCTGCAGAATAGCGAACCGTGCATATTGGAGCATGTCAAGGAGAGTTGGTCAGTATTGCTCAGTTACGTTCCCATAGTGGGGGATTACAGAAGGTGCAGAGACCTTTTAGGGACTGTCTTCAGTATATCAGAGCAAGTATCGGATGAAGATTGTAGCAAAGTGATTGACTGGGTACTGTGGAGGACATACGTGATACTGGAGGTAACGAAGTGCTCGTTCCACGTCGCCCTAAAATTCCTTAAGACCATGGCCGTACTTTTGAACAAGATCCAAACTACTAGCGCGATTGTACGATCCAAGTTGTATTTGTTCCGATCTCTTCTGTCTCTGATGAAGCAGTACATCATTTATGTCAGTTTCAAGACTGGGTCCGTTATGACTGTTAAGGAAATCGAGGCGTCAAGCTGCCTCTCCTACCTTGGGTTCCTCCAGCTAAAAGCTAGTGAACGACTTCAACTGTTCATAGAATGCATCGAAATGCCAATCCTCGGCCAGGAAAGTTGCGTGTGTGAAGACAGGTACAGGGATAAGTATGGCATATACAAGGTGTGCCTGCACTGCAAGACCGTTAACGCCACAAACGTAATGACTGTATTCTTCCGGTTGCAGTGTATCAACGAAGACATTAGCGATGTAGACAATGCTTTCTGTGGGCTATCCGAGGAGTTCGGAGTTTTCTTCGCAGAGCTGAAACGATGCGCGAACACTAGTAGCACAGAATGCATGGAGGGCCTGTATCAAACCTTTGATGGTGAAATAAGCACAGATCTCTTCGAGACCCTGTATGCGCTAACAAATGCGCTACTGGTGTCCGGGCACCGCGAAGTGGCATGCAACACGGTTTTCCGCTTACTGTTCGACCGCAGCTCTCGTTATAACCTTTTGGAGAACTACTTCGTATATAAGTCGATTTTCTCCCTGTTTGGCATAACCAACGATGCTTCGGACGATGGTAATGCAGCTGTGCTGGCCCATGAAGCAAGTCGGACAGCAAATGTGGGTAATTCGTGCCTACAGAGATTGTCCAGGGATCACACTACCGCGTGCAGCTACAGCAGGTCGGAACCTGCCGACCCGGATTACCTGGATTTCATTAGAACTAGGAATAGTGGGGATGGGAAAGTAACGTTGGCATTGGTTTTGAAGGCGGTCAGGTGTCAGCTCAACTTCATGGAGGCTGTGCTGAATTTAATGTCCATAATGCGAATGTTGCCCCTGAATTTTTCGAAGTTGCATATCGGAATAGCTGAACTCACAGAAGCGCTCTGTGACCAGGACAGGGCCGCCTCGCTTATTCAGAAGATTCTCGTACGTATAATTGACAAACGCCCGTCCGTGGATGACTTTCGCATGTGCATACATGCCCTGCAGGACATCGCCGCACATATCAACGGGTTATCTCTGCAAGACTTGCACATGATGTTCTTCTTCACCATATGCATCTCTTCTAGCGAGGTAGGGTACTTGGATGCGCAAATCCAAGTCTGGTTCGCCTCTTCGAGCAAGGGAATAGACAAGATCGGGATGTTCCTCATGGCCTCACTGTCTGCTGTGAAGGCTGTAATCTACAGGTTAAGTGGCGAGCAACACGTGAACTTCGCAATGGCTAAGCTGGTCACTGAATTATCGCACGGGCTTCATGAGGGGGCAGCCGACTGGAAATATCTCAAG contains:
- a CDS encoding DNA mismatch repair protein, putative, translated to MSITGLSTDRAASHRSLQVIAEVKCVVRELVENAIDAGANDIAVKLIDYGTTSIRVVDNGRGIKESNFEQLALRNTTSKIQNFEDIFTKLNSHGFRGEALNSIANVGVLDVVTRVAEEDMGWELKFKSDGTLREKNMVATKVGTTVTCRNLFEPYPVRRNLLLKNAKSQIPGSVGIVQQYALIHPEIRFAVSNVSSSSYQMQSLFTSPGSCNTIREVSEQIFGSNFVKNVVDVSLSGDGWSVEGVISTPQTGRQSKDIQILFVNRRPVDEMKKIKRCLKEVHRQFSSRNNVAYVLNLTIDCHQVDVNLAPDKRRLFLMQEEIITQQLKERMVDLYMMKMAKGSLVNDPLSLKQMQFSISGDMEHGDKAVSRGSSDEFNSRTHSVDKATQSASSKGESMAGMLTSQGTNQPAARGDLVLQSRLGLTTGAFQQTTSKLSEMQHNTYGDGDASEAVNSAFIALETARSGEGIMSKQSAGRPASVRFRETTSHQQMLDSYIMMPNHNTKPSTEHMGTGGYESEPRNDHSDATLVDTHDELNGTIQPTVQSNMPIRSQGSAVGTKSSQMDMHLDYKDTISNQRSTDTRGNAGVSHLHMAGETNVEVDGDTETYNRSSRPESARSSDPQASNDNSLQGHDDVKLDDSVNISSQGVATQESVSEGCFFNDDTLKVNMARLYNDNMCTTISQRTLNRNNYSENVPMLSDYGMMDPKVFLRMKVCGQFNNGFIVAKLEGTELHTEEIQYSVYLIDPHAADEKTKFEQYNASVKIHKQPLVHPRRVDLSPFHQQVVLANIELLKENGFDAFLVPKTEPSDEPKAAVQEPGIYLRSFPQLMGQILGEEDFVSFVHDLAQNGVAAPKDNKSSDARQFLWGSNTILPRPKRIWNILATRACKDAVKLGEPLSLKQMEKIKRGLASLIHPWNCPHGRPTMKCLITTEQMKKIING